The following are from one region of the Cervus canadensis isolate Bull #8, Minnesota chromosome 23, ASM1932006v1, whole genome shotgun sequence genome:
- the LOC122425808 gene encoding RWD domain-containing protein 4-like yields MGANEDQKMELEALRSIYEGDESFWELSPVSFQYRIGENGDPKAFLIEISWTETYPQTPPIRSMNAFFNNTISSDVKQSILANLQEAVEVHLGTAMTYTLFEYAKDNKEQFMENHHPVHSATSISNIISVETPSTAPSSKKKDKKEQLSKAQKRKLADKTDHKGELPRGWNGVDVVKLSKTGSKDDE; encoded by the coding sequence ATGGGTGCCAACGAGGACCAGAAGATGGAACTGGAGGCATTACGCTCTATTTATGAAGGAGATGAAAGTTTCTGGGAATTAAGTCCAGTTTCATTTCAATACAGGATAGGTGAAAATGGAGATCCCAAAGCCTTCCTCATAGAGATTTCCTGGACAGAAACCTATCCGCAGACCCCTCCCATCAGATCCATGAATGCCTTTTTTAATAACACCATATCGTCAGACGTAAAACAGAGCATACTAGCCAACTTACAGGAGGCGGTGGAAGTCCACCTCGGGACGGCCATGACCTACACGCTGTTTGAATACGCCAAGGACAATAAGGAGCAGTTCATGGAGAACCATCATCCCGTTCATTCTGCTACATCCATAAGCAATATCATCTCAGTTGAAACTCCTAGCACAGCCCCATCaagtaagaaaaaagataaaaaggaacaaCTTTCAAAAGCCCAGAAACGTAAACTGGCAGATAAAACAGATCACAAAGGAGAACTTCCTCGAGGATGGAACGGGGTTGATGTGGTGAAGTTGAGCAAAACTGGCTCTAAAGATGATGAATAG